In one window of Poriferisphaera corsica DNA:
- the lysA gene encoding diaminopimelate decarboxylase: MDSFNYKNGSLFCESVNVDKLVDQVGSPAYIYSAETFRNHYTALRDAFAEVDPIICYSIKSCGNLHIIKLLDSLGCGMDTVSGGEVFRAKQAGADMSKIVYAGVGKTDAEITLGINEGIGWFNIESEEEFENIARIAETLGKQAHGALRVNPDIYDPKTHVKTNTGKKETKFGVDIERAKQFFRSYGKNQHCRLDAIHLHIGSPIYSPDPYVMAIEKALVLIDELRAEGFEVNTLDIGGGYAADYETGKSPSYKTYADAIVPLIKGKDLKIIIEPGRTISGNSGILVGDVQYIKQGGNKKFAILNTGMHHLLRPAMYEAFHFVWPTAVAPEHMVTARTDNMDLPNLEKFDVVGPICESSDTIAKERMIPAVKRGDRIAIFTAGAYGMVMASNYNAMPRPVEVLVDGTDATIIRKRETYNDVVALERDTEQVLL, from the coding sequence ATGGATTCATTTAACTACAAAAACGGTTCTCTCTTCTGCGAATCTGTCAACGTCGACAAGCTCGTCGACCAAGTCGGTTCCCCCGCCTACATCTACTCCGCAGAAACCTTCCGTAACCACTACACCGCCCTTCGCGACGCTTTCGCCGAGGTCGACCCCATCATTTGCTACTCGATCAAATCCTGTGGCAACCTCCACATCATCAAACTCTTGGACTCACTCGGCTGTGGCATGGACACCGTCTCAGGCGGCGAAGTCTTCCGCGCCAAACAAGCCGGCGCCGACATGTCCAAAATCGTCTACGCCGGTGTAGGCAAAACCGATGCCGAAATCACCCTCGGCATCAACGAAGGCATCGGCTGGTTCAACATCGAATCAGAAGAAGAATTTGAAAACATCGCCCGCATCGCCGAAACCCTTGGCAAGCAAGCTCACGGTGCTCTTCGCGTCAACCCAGACATCTACGACCCAAAGACACACGTTAAAACCAACACGGGTAAAAAAGAAACCAAGTTCGGCGTCGACATCGAGCGCGCCAAGCAATTCTTCCGTTCCTACGGCAAAAACCAGCACTGCCGCCTCGACGCCATCCACCTCCACATTGGATCACCCATTTACTCACCTGATCCCTATGTCATGGCCATCGAAAAAGCACTCGTCCTCATCGACGAACTCCGCGCCGAAGGCTTCGAAGTCAACACACTCGACATCGGCGGCGGTTACGCAGCCGACTACGAAACAGGCAAATCGCCCTCATACAAAACATACGCCGACGCCATCGTTCCGCTCATCAAAGGCAAAGACCTCAAAATCATCATCGAGCCCGGCCGCACCATCTCCGGCAACTCAGGCATACTCGTCGGCGATGTCCAATACATCAAACAAGGCGGCAACAAAAAGTTCGCCATCCTCAACACCGGCATGCACCACCTCCTCCGCCCTGCCATGTACGAAGCATTCCACTTCGTCTGGCCAACCGCCGTCGCACCCGAACACATGGTCACCGCACGTACCGACAACATGGATCTGCCCAACCTCGAAAAATTCGACGTCGTTGGCCCCATCTGTGAATCCTCAGACACCATCGCCAAAGAACGCATGATCCCCGCCGTCAAACGCGGCGACCGCATCGCCATCTTCACCGCTGGCGCCTACGGCATGGTCATGGCCTCAAACTACAACGCCATGCCCCGCCCCGTCGAAGTCCTCGTCGATGGCACAGACGCCACCATCATCCGCAAACGCGAAACCTACAACGACGTCGTCGCCCTCGAACGCGACACCGAGCAAGTCCTGCTCTAA
- a CDS encoding PAS domain S-box protein: MPSDAGQEITSIEHDDVSKLTSDVLANKNKYFEMLIENIDDLFWVFDVINQRSVYVSPAYQKITGYDSSTILDDFNKFRNMVHPHDIDIFQQLYADVRNAEPTDINYRIINARGDIVWFRCRSTPIFNDDGTHTFTVGVCRDITERMGSEQSLRESKEHYQRLANSNRQLVMEVNHRVRNNLAGLLSLLKLTSQRSKTVDGFANAMQRRIQVMSMVHDALAQTGWGDIDFRDLLRGLAVPRDYMISRKLNVVIDGPAVMLKPRQVMPLILALLEVYNIEGQAIPIHRVKGTLKLIWEVLREPDRHTLRLTWRQNFSHIKDGERGRHDYAKLAEELVRGFVEYELGGKCELFVNGNINHHILEFPLEIETVDPGTFAGSFI; the protein is encoded by the coding sequence ATGCCAAGCGATGCTGGGCAAGAGATAACATCCATTGAGCATGATGATGTGAGCAAGCTGACGAGCGATGTGCTTGCGAATAAGAATAAGTATTTCGAGATGCTCATTGAGAATATTGATGACTTGTTTTGGGTATTTGATGTCATCAATCAGCGATCGGTGTATGTGTCGCCGGCGTATCAGAAGATTACGGGCTACGACAGCTCAACGATACTTGATGATTTCAACAAGTTTCGAAATATGGTGCATCCACACGATATTGATATTTTTCAGCAGCTTTACGCGGATGTGAGGAATGCTGAGCCAACGGACATTAATTATCGCATTATTAATGCACGTGGTGATATTGTTTGGTTTCGTTGCCGATCGACACCGATTTTTAATGATGATGGGACGCACACGTTTACGGTGGGAGTTTGTCGAGATATCACAGAGCGGATGGGTTCGGAGCAATCGCTGCGTGAATCGAAAGAACATTATCAGCGTTTGGCGAACTCTAACCGTCAGTTGGTTATGGAAGTGAATCATCGTGTGAGGAACAACTTGGCAGGTTTGCTGAGTTTGTTGAAGCTGACCAGCCAACGGAGTAAGACGGTGGATGGTTTTGCGAATGCGATGCAACGACGTATTCAGGTGATGAGCATGGTGCATGATGCGCTGGCTCAGACGGGATGGGGTGATATTGATTTTCGAGATTTGCTTCGTGGGTTGGCTGTGCCGCGGGATTACATGATTTCACGGAAGCTGAATGTGGTGATTGATGGGCCGGCGGTGATGTTGAAGCCGAGGCAGGTGATGCCGCTGATTTTGGCGCTGCTTGAGGTTTATAATATTGAGGGGCAGGCCATTCCGATTCACCGGGTGAAAGGGACATTGAAATTGATCTGGGAGGTACTGCGTGAGCCAGATCGGCATACTCTGCGGTTGACGTGGCGGCAGAATTTCAGCCATATTAAGGATGGAGAGCGTGGGAGGCATGACTACGCGAAATTGGCAGAAGAACTCGTGCGTGGTTTTGTGGAATATGAGCTAGGCGGAAAGTGTGAACTGTTTGTGAACGGCAATATCAATCATCATATTCTTGAGTTTCCACTGGAGATTGAAACGGTTGATCCGGGTACATTTGCAGGTAGTTTTATATAG